The genomic interval AGGTCGGCAGCCCACGTTTTCGCCTCATCAAGGATCATATCGAATACCCGGCGTTCCGCACTCTCCCGCAGGACGGACTCCACCTTCACCCCGCTCATTCTTGCCTGCTCCGAGGCTTCATTCAGGATCCCCTCCCGTTGTCGCGTAATTTATCCATTAAACCGAAGTTCCCGCTGAACTTCGAGCATTCCTGATTCGAAAACTCTTTGCATGTCGGCTTTATCGGCCCGGAAAGGCGAAAAAAATTCCTCCACAATGTAGTCACTAATAATGCTTGACATCTTTTG from bacterium carries:
- a CDS encoding universal stress protein: MTRQREGILNEASEQARMSGVKVESVLRESAERRVFDMILDEAKTWAADLIVMGTHGRRGLSHLALGSDAESVVRNSPVPVLLVRSGL